A portion of the Myxococcales bacterium genome contains these proteins:
- the ggt gene encoding gamma-glutamyltransferase produces MFALKNRWIAALLLGLLACAPAAGIKAGSEPKPSKPVAAGPTATELAAAIPAAFPHKRAVTAESPRGMVVTDAKLATDVGARVLGVGGNAADAAVATAFALAVVFPTAGNLGGGGFAVARMGGPERASTSADLWALDFRETASELATPTMYGENAGGFAAPSRLGHRAAGVPGSVAGLVALHQKLGSMKWSELVAPSVRLAEEGFVVDEDFAKSISFVAERLAKFPASAKLFLPDGAPPKVGSTFKNPDLAAVLKRIQEFGHKGFYEGATADLLVKEMARGNAPMTAGDLRRYEAKWRAPMSFSYRGHRVVSMPPPSSGGLTLAMMAAILEPYPLPTLPWRSPREIHLMAEASRRAFFARNARLGDPDFVKNPIEELRSKAWADAQRATISETKSTPSESLGMREKASGGAGPHTTHFSVVDGKGGVVALTTTVNWWFGNAVTVEGAGFVLNNEMDDFAVIPGTANTFGLVQGEPNAIAPGKRMLSSMAPTLVFEPDGQLKLVLGGAGGPTIISAVMQVMTSVVDHNVDIAFAQAAPRFHHQGLPDLLTIEKDGLSAESRAALLSLGHQFKERDHIADAPSIAWNGRAWVGAAEPRRNGALALAPRP; encoded by the coding sequence ATGTTCGCCTTGAAAAACCGCTGGATTGCGGCCCTCCTGTTGGGTCTCCTCGCGTGCGCGCCTGCGGCCGGAATCAAGGCAGGGTCGGAGCCAAAGCCCTCGAAGCCGGTCGCCGCGGGACCGACGGCGACGGAGCTAGCGGCGGCCATTCCGGCGGCATTTCCGCACAAGCGCGCCGTGACCGCCGAGAGCCCGCGCGGCATGGTCGTGACCGACGCCAAGCTTGCTACCGACGTCGGCGCCCGCGTGCTCGGCGTCGGCGGCAACGCAGCGGACGCCGCCGTCGCCACAGCCTTCGCGCTCGCGGTGGTCTTTCCCACGGCGGGAAATCTCGGCGGCGGCGGCTTCGCCGTCGCTCGAATGGGTGGCCCAGAGAGGGCCTCGACATCGGCCGATCTTTGGGCCCTCGACTTTCGAGAGACCGCGTCGGAGCTCGCGACGCCGACCATGTATGGCGAAAACGCTGGCGGCTTCGCGGCGCCCTCTCGGCTTGGGCACCGGGCGGCCGGCGTCCCGGGTAGCGTGGCGGGGCTCGTGGCGCTCCACCAGAAGCTTGGTTCGATGAAGTGGTCGGAGCTGGTGGCGCCTTCTGTTCGACTCGCCGAAGAGGGGTTCGTCGTCGACGAAGACTTCGCGAAGTCGATCTCGTTCGTCGCCGAGCGTCTGGCGAAATTTCCTGCCTCGGCGAAGCTCTTCTTGCCCGATGGTGCACCGCCTAAGGTCGGCTCGACGTTTAAGAACCCGGACCTCGCGGCGGTTCTGAAGCGCATTCAAGAATTCGGTCACAAGGGCTTCTACGAAGGCGCAACGGCTGACCTCCTCGTCAAGGAGATGGCTCGCGGCAACGCGCCCATGACGGCGGGCGATCTACGCCGCTACGAGGCCAAGTGGCGCGCCCCCATGTCGTTTTCGTACCGCGGCCATCGCGTCGTCTCGATGCCTCCGCCTTCGTCGGGCGGACTCACGCTTGCGATGATGGCGGCGATCCTCGAGCCGTACCCGTTGCCGACGCTGCCGTGGCGTTCGCCGCGTGAGATTCACCTCATGGCGGAGGCGTCACGTCGCGCCTTCTTCGCCCGCAACGCGCGGCTCGGCGATCCCGACTTCGTCAAGAACCCCATTGAAGAACTGCGCTCGAAGGCGTGGGCCGATGCCCAGCGTGCCACCATTTCGGAGACCAAGAGCACGCCGTCGGAGTCGCTCGGCATGCGCGAGAAGGCCAGCGGCGGCGCCGGGCCTCACACGACGCACTTCTCCGTCGTTGATGGCAAGGGCGGCGTCGTGGCGCTGACGACGACGGTCAACTGGTGGTTCGGCAACGCCGTGACCGTGGAGGGCGCCGGCTTCGTGCTCAACAATGAGATGGACGACTTCGCGGTCATTCCCGGGACGGCCAACACGTTTGGCCTCGTGCAAGGTGAGCCCAACGCCATCGCGCCGGGCAAGCGGATGCTCTCGTCGATGGCGCCCACGCTCGTCTTCGAACCGGACGGGCAGTTGAAGCTCGTCCTCGGCGGCGCCGGCGGGCCGACGATCATCTCGGCGGTCATGCAGGTGATGACGAGCGTCGTCGATCACAACGTCGATATCGCCTTCGCACAAGCGGCACCACGGTTTCATCACCAGGGGCTCCCCGACCTGCTCACCATCGAAAAAGACGGCCTGTCGGCCGAGTCCAGGGCTGCGCTCCTGTCGCTCGGCCACCAGTTCAAGGAGCGCGACCACATCGCCGACGCGCCTTCGATCGCGTGGAACGGTCGGGCTTGGGTTGGCGCTGCGGAGCCGCGCCGGAACGGCGCCTTGGCGCTGGCGCCTCGCCCGTGA
- a CDS encoding RNA-binding protein has translation MATRLYVGNLSYDMTSAELGDAFREFGEVVSATVVMDRELGRSRGFGFVEFATADQGRAATEAMDGKMFLGRPLKVNEARERTGGGGGGGGGGRSYGGGGGGGGGGFRGGDRGDRGGGGGGGGGDRGDRGGGRGRRG, from the coding sequence ATGGCCACCCGTCTCTATGTCGGAAATCTCTCCTATGACATGACGAGCGCTGAGCTCGGCGACGCCTTCCGTGAATTCGGCGAGGTCGTGAGCGCGACCGTCGTGATGGACCGCGAGCTTGGGCGCTCCCGCGGTTTCGGATTCGTCGAGTTTGCCACCGCGGATCAAGGTCGCGCGGCAACCGAGGCAATGGACGGCAAGATGTTCCTCGGCCGCCCCCTCAAGGTCAACGAAGCGCGCGAGCGCACAGGTGGCGGCGGCGGCGGCGGTGGCGGTGGCCGCTCCTATGGCGGCGGCGGCGGCGGCGGTGGTGGCGGCTTCCGCGGTGGTGACCGCGGCGATCGCGGGGGCGGCGGCGGCGGCGGCGGCGGCGACCGCGGCGATCGCGGCGGTGGTCGAGGCCGACGCGGCTGA
- a CDS encoding SUMF1/EgtB/PvdO family nonheme iron enzyme, translating into MSRRLATAVFFSLASAAASGACAQPMPSAPPAASTPEAKSPAVGAPDARAGDANATNATPSDAAAPSVEPDDPMDLHRMAPEELASLMTLPPKPDGSPGLPGPFLKWVFEPTPGRFNQGNKARARHEIGKRACEANLRKSGVVIQTPEQRARCGAENMVPVWRGGDPQKGAFCIDTFEFPNRPCELPMVWGSPSQAVKICAAQGKRLCAQDEWNLACGGDPAGGPPTVYAYGNDLDLDACNTQKPHDYKDGGPEWTCLVRTAQTAWATCATETEPVGSFPRCRSRFGVFDQHGNVAEMMTRKAGHSDPTSASGTVTQLKGSAFFYVDVARQHDRPHPKDARHDTYPDHCNYDPRWHVEPIENAFHVNYHLGFRCCKSLP; encoded by the coding sequence GTGTCACGGCGCCTCGCTACCGCGGTCTTCTTTTCGCTCGCGAGCGCCGCCGCGAGCGGAGCCTGCGCCCAGCCGATGCCCTCAGCACCACCGGCCGCATCAACACCGGAGGCCAAGTCCCCTGCCGTCGGAGCGCCCGACGCCCGCGCTGGCGATGCCAACGCCACCAACGCCACCCCGAGCGACGCAGCCGCGCCGAGCGTGGAGCCGGATGACCCGATGGACCTACACCGTATGGCACCGGAAGAGCTCGCCTCGCTGATGACGCTCCCTCCAAAGCCCGACGGTTCGCCGGGCCTCCCGGGTCCCTTCTTGAAGTGGGTCTTCGAACCGACCCCGGGGCGCTTCAACCAAGGCAACAAGGCGCGCGCCAGGCATGAGATCGGCAAGCGCGCGTGCGAGGCGAATCTTCGGAAGAGCGGCGTCGTGATTCAGACGCCCGAGCAGCGGGCGCGCTGCGGCGCAGAGAACATGGTTCCCGTCTGGCGCGGCGGCGACCCCCAAAAGGGTGCCTTCTGCATCGACACGTTCGAGTTTCCCAACCGGCCTTGCGAGCTACCAATGGTCTGGGGTTCGCCGTCGCAAGCTGTGAAGATCTGCGCGGCCCAGGGCAAGCGCCTCTGCGCACAGGATGAGTGGAACCTCGCGTGCGGCGGCGATCCCGCCGGCGGGCCCCCGACCGTCTATGCCTACGGCAACGACCTCGATCTCGATGCGTGCAATACGCAGAAGCCTCACGACTACAAGGACGGCGGCCCCGAGTGGACCTGCCTCGTGCGGACCGCGCAGACGGCATGGGCCACGTGCGCCACCGAGACAGAGCCAGTGGGCAGCTTTCCTCGCTGTCGCTCGCGCTTCGGCGTGTTCGATCAGCACGGCAACGTGGCCGAGATGATGACCCGCAAGGCGGGGCACAGCGATCCGACCTCAGCATCGGGCACCGTCACGCAGCTCAAGGGGAGCGCGTTCTTCTACGTCGACGTGGCGAGGCAACACGATCGCCCGCACCCCAAAGATGCGAGACACGACACGTACCCCGATCACTGCAACTACGATCCGCGCTGGCACGTAGAGCCCATCGAGAACGCGTTTCACGTCAACTACCACCTCGGTTTCCGCTGCTGCAAGAGCCTGCCGTAG
- a CDS encoding PrsW family intramembrane metalloprotease has translation MAIPVGRLLASSLWRAGRRALTVQIVVALLVTVLATLWLERPGRHDTSALARAEALQQKGNLGGAERLLWTSLSEGVTVPLLLAFLDNHHHQRVLTESGPTLRSNDAFLVAEVEIDGLFSRIDLTEDVQLMGLFWRAALQKQVPETLRQRVVALAAREPPTPFANHLLGNEARRNGRLIEAATRLEREGLHFPERADDFRLAMRILVMAELWDEIGERMKNPAVAPHMPPALRYGYAVRTKDVRGAVRAIVEIALERRPPAALAMAAISGAMWLLFLLRLGRVREQLSSRLPLFLAAFVLGIVSVLPTLVVVGLEESLLGFRERGELVSDFIFFTVGVGLREELCKLLLFLPLLPILRARGNRLEVLACGALVGLGFATEENVQYLQHGGLTTGLSRFLTANFLHMALSGLLALAAFDALRDQRGDAPTFSRTLLTVTALHGAYDLFLSSRDLDGLGFLSMTIFIILTRLFLREVTAAARGPTPGLLRQFARAVVVVACASFVYASSFVGPAGAALALAQGMLGLVLIVVMFVQEMRAA, from the coding sequence ATGGCGATCCCCGTTGGACGACTGCTGGCTTCAAGCCTTTGGCGAGCCGGGCGCCGCGCGCTCACGGTGCAGATCGTCGTGGCGCTCCTCGTCACGGTCCTCGCAACGCTCTGGCTCGAGAGGCCTGGCCGCCACGACACGAGCGCTCTAGCCCGCGCCGAGGCCTTGCAGCAGAAGGGCAACCTCGGCGGCGCCGAACGCCTCCTGTGGACCTCGCTGTCGGAAGGCGTGACGGTACCGCTCCTCTTGGCCTTCCTCGACAATCATCATCACCAGCGGGTCCTCACGGAGAGCGGCCCCACACTCCGCAGCAACGACGCCTTCCTCGTCGCGGAGGTTGAGATCGACGGCCTCTTCTCACGCATCGACCTCACGGAGGACGTGCAGCTCATGGGGCTCTTTTGGCGAGCCGCCCTGCAGAAGCAGGTCCCTGAAACGCTTCGTCAACGGGTCGTCGCGCTGGCCGCGCGGGAGCCGCCGACCCCCTTCGCCAATCACTTGCTGGGCAACGAGGCGCGGCGCAATGGTCGCCTCATCGAGGCGGCCACGCGCCTCGAACGCGAGGGGCTTCACTTCCCTGAACGCGCGGACGACTTTCGGCTCGCGATGCGCATCCTCGTGATGGCCGAGCTCTGGGATGAGATCGGCGAGCGCATGAAGAACCCCGCCGTCGCGCCGCACATGCCGCCGGCGCTGCGCTACGGCTACGCCGTCAGGACCAAAGACGTGCGCGGCGCCGTGCGCGCCATCGTCGAGATCGCCCTCGAACGCCGCCCCCCGGCAGCGCTCGCCATGGCCGCCATCTCGGGCGCGATGTGGCTCCTCTTCCTCCTTCGCCTCGGCCGCGTCCGTGAGCAGCTCTCGTCGCGGCTCCCGCTCTTCTTGGCCGCGTTTGTCCTGGGCATCGTGAGCGTCCTGCCGACGTTGGTCGTGGTGGGTCTCGAAGAGAGCTTGTTGGGCTTTCGTGAGCGTGGCGAGCTCGTGAGCGACTTCATCTTCTTCACCGTCGGGGTCGGACTCCGCGAAGAACTCTGCAAGCTGCTCCTATTTCTGCCGCTGCTTCCGATCTTGCGTGCGCGCGGCAATCGACTCGAGGTGCTCGCCTGCGGGGCGCTCGTGGGCCTCGGCTTCGCCACGGAAGAGAACGTGCAATACCTCCAGCACGGCGGCCTCACGACGGGACTGTCGCGCTTTCTGACGGCGAATTTTCTCCACATGGCGCTGAGCGGCCTCTTGGCCCTCGCAGCCTTCGATGCGCTTCGCGATCAAAGAGGAGACGCGCCGACGTTCTCGCGCACGCTCTTGACGGTCACGGCCCTGCACGGCGCCTACGACCTCTTCCTCTCGAGCCGCGATCTCGACGGCCTCGGCTTCCTGTCGATGACGATCTTCATCATCCTGACGCGCCTCTTCCTGCGCGAGGTCACGGCGGCCGCGCGCGGACCGACACCGGGCCTCCTCAGGCAATTTGCCCGAGCCGTCGTCGTCGTCGCTTGCGCGAGCTTCGTCTACGCCTCGTCGTTCGTCGGTCCTGCTGGTGCGGCCTTGGCTTTGGCTCAGGGCATGTTGGGCCTGGTGCTCATCGTCGTGATGTTTGTGCAGGAGATGCGGGCGGCCTGA